A section of the Fibrobacter sp. UWH6 genome encodes:
- a CDS encoding GDSL-type esterase/lipase family protein, translated as MLAGFTCGFSKDLPIAPGSYHIDFSKYSFIDSTLNVIQFPKGNASFEPFFKKLDTLVFENRGQVKILHIGGSHLQADVISGRIREHLIKEYPGASAGRGFVFPYSAAKTNTPSTYGSAYKGIWNRNRNIQKEITRPLGLLGIAVSTSDPRAEISILLDKYNSEPMWGETRLRLFGYSDNNDVVPVLRVDTTDIYGVQDTASQSYVFTCPRPIDTIQIQFRWMDSLQQAAIAKFITDSLYQDSIARASADTTQKDSAIASSASAQPAANVPANVALIAPDAPSDSMFQGDCDLLDTACMAKAETVAASMSNSEGLRKCSDAIQAAAAANEDSSNAVNVHCIPDDEIIPDSVKKNARPNFTLTGILTETDNPGITYTGVGINGARVHDYFEEVCPLLERQMEFYKPDLVIFAIGINDANVEHFNDKLFIEEYGKLLARIKRVSPNAAVIFETNNDMYRKVKKKRYVQHPNGDVARKAFFTLAEKYKAGVWDKFSLMGGLGSMSKWEKADLAKSDKVHFKLAGYNLLGDLFYKALINAYQEHIANLPAQEP; from the coding sequence GTGTTAGCTGGTTTTACCTGCGGATTTTCAAAAGATCTGCCGATCGCCCCGGGTAGTTACCACATTGATTTTAGCAAGTACAGCTTCATCGATTCCACCTTGAACGTGATTCAGTTCCCCAAGGGGAACGCCAGTTTCGAACCGTTCTTCAAGAAGCTGGACACCCTGGTTTTCGAGAACCGCGGTCAGGTAAAGATCCTGCATATCGGCGGCTCCCATTTACAGGCCGACGTTATTTCTGGGCGTATCCGCGAACATCTGATCAAGGAATATCCCGGCGCCAGTGCAGGCCGCGGTTTCGTGTTCCCCTACTCCGCCGCAAAGACCAACACCCCTTCGACCTACGGCAGCGCCTACAAGGGCATCTGGAATCGCAATCGTAACATCCAGAAAGAAATCACCCGCCCGCTGGGTCTCCTGGGTATCGCCGTAAGCACCAGCGACCCCCGCGCAGAAATCAGCATCTTGCTGGACAAGTACAACAGCGAACCCATGTGGGGCGAAACCCGCCTGCGTCTGTTCGGCTACAGCGACAACAACGATGTGGTCCCCGTGCTCCGCGTCGACACCACTGACATCTATGGCGTCCAGGACACCGCAAGCCAGAGCTACGTGTTCACTTGCCCCCGCCCCATCGACACCATCCAGATTCAGTTCCGCTGGATGGATAGCCTGCAGCAGGCCGCCATCGCCAAGTTCATTACCGACTCCCTGTATCAGGATTCTATCGCCCGCGCTTCCGCCGACACCACCCAGAAGGATTCCGCAATCGCTTCTAGCGCATCGGCACAGCCGGCAGCAAACGTACCCGCCAACGTGGCACTGATCGCTCCCGACGCCCCCAGCGATTCCATGTTCCAGGGGGACTGCGACCTGCTGGATACCGCCTGCATGGCCAAGGCCGAAACAGTCGCCGCCAGCATGAGCAACAGCGAAGGTTTGCGCAAGTGTTCCGACGCCATCCAGGCTGCAGCCGCAGCCAACGAAGATTCCTCGAACGCCGTCAACGTCCACTGCATTCCCGACGACGAAATCATTCCCGATTCCGTCAAGAAGAATGCACGCCCCAACTTCACCTTGACCGGCATCCTTACCGAAACCGACAATCCGGGTATCACCTACACTGGCGTAGGCATCAACGGCGCCCGCGTCCACGACTACTTCGAAGAAGTCTGCCCCCTGCTGGAACGTCAGATGGAATTCTACAAGCCCGACCTGGTGATTTTCGCCATCGGCATCAACGACGCCAACGTAGAACATTTTAACGACAAGCTGTTCATCGAGGAATACGGCAAGCTCCTGGCCCGCATCAAGCGCGTGTCCCCCAATGCAGCAGTCATTTTCGAGACTAACAACGATATGTACCGCAAGGTGAAAAAGAAGCGCTACGTGCAGCACCCCAATGGCGATGTAGCCCGCAAGGCCTTCTTTACCCTGGCAGAAAAGTACAAGGCCGGTGTATGGGATAAGTTCAGCCTCATGGGTGGTTTGGGTTCCATGTCCAAGTGGGAAAAGGCTGACCTTGCAAAATCCGACAAGGTCCACTTCAAGCTGGCAGGCTACAACCTGCTGGGAGACCTTTTCTACAAGGCCCTGATCAACGCCTACCAGGAACACATCGCAAACTTGCCCGCCCAGGAACCCTAA
- a CDS encoding GDSL-type esterase/lipase family protein, protein MSPLKTLLSILSLFVVLGIIAIVYPEGGIHVGDKTLRYPKLTDIFEKAPAKVEGDSSAAQEDPEAAIQAMMEATRQKEFAEFSDSLKFYEDFFEKGKTRFDLPNNDATWFDRFFLHMQLAALDSNTVHIIHYGDSQLEEDRISATIREDLQDEFGGAGPGMMPAMMTVPSQTTSHSSSGALERFILFGPSDEEADHSRYGPLAQLSKLDGEASITIQKRKTGRKNAFPHVGGYKKIKLLVNKNARIRTKLNISQTFVDTIVNADSTIKEKRYSKIVEMQAPAIEKFNKLAVYTWKLPDTTSLAKLYISGSAEIYAISAEGSYGVNVDNVAMRGSSGTIFHRIDNELLAESYKAMNARLIIMEYGGNMVPGMGSKTVEWLKKVITRQIQAIQKANPDADILFIGPADMARQQDGEWQTYPGLAITIKTLREIALENGVAYWDMHRVMGGNGSMMKWVQKEPALGFTDHIHFTRRGAAYMGDLFCAALRMHYDYFQFRERHHITDEKLKDIHKYADGVKEEKKRARAAAKAAKAAKAKAAKEKSSKEKAATKGKK, encoded by the coding sequence ATGTCTCCTCTTAAAACCTTACTTAGCATCCTTAGCCTTTTCGTGGTCCTTGGCATTATTGCCATCGTTTACCCCGAAGGCGGAATTCATGTTGGCGATAAGACGCTCCGTTACCCCAAGCTGACGGACATTTTCGAGAAGGCTCCTGCCAAGGTCGAAGGCGACTCCTCTGCCGCCCAGGAAGATCCCGAAGCCGCCATCCAGGCCATGATGGAAGCAACCCGTCAAAAGGAATTCGCCGAATTCTCGGATTCTCTGAAGTTTTACGAGGACTTCTTCGAAAAGGGCAAGACCCGATTCGACCTGCCCAACAACGACGCCACCTGGTTCGACAGGTTCTTCTTGCATATGCAGTTGGCCGCCCTGGACAGCAACACCGTACACATCATTCACTACGGTGACTCCCAGCTAGAAGAAGACCGCATCTCTGCCACCATCCGCGAAGACCTGCAAGATGAATTCGGCGGTGCTGGCCCCGGCATGATGCCCGCCATGATGACCGTTCCTTCACAGACAACCAGCCACTCCAGTTCTGGCGCATTGGAACGTTTTATCTTGTTTGGACCCTCCGACGAAGAAGCGGACCACAGCCGTTACGGCCCCCTGGCACAGCTTTCTAAGCTAGATGGCGAAGCTTCCATTACCATCCAGAAGCGTAAGACTGGCCGCAAGAACGCATTCCCCCACGTTGGCGGTTACAAGAAGATCAAGTTGCTGGTGAACAAGAACGCCCGCATCAGAACAAAGCTGAACATCAGCCAGACTTTCGTAGACACCATCGTCAACGCCGACAGCACCATCAAGGAAAAGCGTTATTCCAAGATTGTGGAGATGCAGGCTCCCGCCATCGAAAAGTTCAACAAGCTGGCCGTGTACACCTGGAAACTCCCCGATACAACTTCCCTGGCCAAGCTCTACATTTCTGGTTCTGCAGAAATCTACGCCATATCTGCCGAAGGTTCTTATGGTGTGAACGTAGACAACGTAGCCATGCGCGGAAGCTCGGGTACAATATTCCACCGCATCGACAACGAACTGCTGGCCGAAAGCTACAAGGCCATGAACGCCCGCCTGATCATTATGGAATACGGTGGCAACATGGTTCCCGGCATGGGCTCCAAGACGGTTGAATGGTTGAAGAAGGTCATCACCCGCCAGATCCAGGCCATCCAGAAGGCCAATCCCGACGCCGACATTCTCTTTATCGGTCCTGCAGACATGGCCCGCCAGCAAGACGGAGAATGGCAGACTTACCCGGGCCTTGCCATTACCATCAAGACCCTCCGGGAAATCGCCCTGGAAAACGGTGTTGCCTACTGGGACATGCATCGCGTTATGGGAGGAAACGGATCCATGATGAAGTGGGTTCAGAAGGAACCGGCCCTGGGCTTTACCGACCACATTCACTTTACGCGCCGCGGCGCCGCCTATATGGGTGACCTGTTCTGTGCCGCACTGCGCATGCACTACGATTACTTCCAGTTCCGCGAACGCCATCACATTACCGATGAAAAGCTGAAGGACATTCATAAGTATGCCGACGGCGTGAAGGAAGAAAAGAAGAGAGCAAGGGCTGCAGCCAAGGCAGCTAAGGCTGCAAAGGCCAAGGCCGCCAAGGAAAAATCTTCCAAAGAAAAGGCTGCCACCAAGGGGAAAAAGTGA
- a CDS encoding EAL domain-containing protein gives MIYSTHKRLMLRSERVFSRALRITTGMLILDILKVLAIQNMDTLPLNMIKGMSKIYEGSIILCSGTVLIYLMANILKKEAYNDLNKTTLAVLLAEIVLAAVHTTHIDPRGFSYGPAINVGYVIVGVNFLVTLFFLIKNIEKVERRRRFGILLWIAMWVALVLTQRYVPHIMLSSLAVALGVLILFVLLEKPESKLDKEYGCFNYFALLNYLDEMLEIKAPIHLMSVSLKSSGTLTGTALYKEASHALSVMERIPGVWVFRGIGQDFIAIARTKEAIDDLGKELEREAALIPYISKLARFVRSDNCSIFNNAVEVLSFLSFAKTCDNEKSRIFTTNDSLVEAYHNRKQLEIELNNALIENRIETFIQPIYSVHDKRISSGEALARIRTRDGKILMPSDFIPVAEQNGSISELGYKIFEQTCEFISKNMDLLDYIEINLSVVQCEDEGLSQKLIEIMDRYHVPPQKINLEITETASIVTKQKLLKNMERMLEHGVTFSLDDFGKGESNLMYMVDMPVSIVKLDFDMSKSYFKNDKAKYVVNAVEGMSHGLNMKLVAEGIETEEELRAMEKQRVDYIQGYYFSRPLPQDEFVDFVQNYNANRDMEAGNEKEDPIEKFRPA, from the coding sequence GTGATCTACTCTACTCATAAGCGTCTGATGCTCCGTAGCGAAAGGGTGTTCAGTAGGGCACTTCGCATTACTACGGGAATGCTGATTCTCGACATTTTGAAGGTCTTAGCCATCCAGAATATGGATACTCTACCCCTGAACATGATCAAGGGCATGAGTAAAATCTACGAAGGGTCCATCATCCTCTGCTCGGGGACCGTGCTGATCTACCTGATGGCCAACATTCTCAAGAAAGAAGCCTATAACGACCTGAACAAGACGACCCTGGCCGTACTTCTGGCCGAAATCGTTCTAGCAGCCGTTCATACCACCCATATCGACCCCCGTGGATTTTCTTACGGACCGGCCATTAACGTGGGCTATGTCATTGTGGGCGTAAACTTCCTGGTCACCCTGTTTTTCCTGATCAAGAATATCGAAAAGGTGGAACGTCGTAGACGTTTTGGGATCCTGCTCTGGATTGCCATGTGGGTGGCCCTAGTCCTAACTCAGCGTTACGTTCCCCATATCATGCTTTCTAGCCTGGCCGTTGCGTTGGGCGTGTTGATCTTGTTCGTCTTGCTCGAAAAGCCGGAATCTAAGCTGGACAAGGAATATGGCTGTTTCAACTATTTCGCCTTGCTGAACTACCTGGACGAAATGCTGGAAATCAAGGCCCCCATCCACCTGATGTCCGTTTCATTGAAATCTTCAGGAACATTGACTGGTACCGCCCTGTACAAGGAAGCCTCCCACGCCCTCAGCGTCATGGAACGCATACCCGGCGTATGGGTTTTTAGAGGCATCGGCCAGGATTTTATTGCCATCGCCAGGACCAAGGAAGCCATTGACGACCTAGGCAAGGAACTGGAACGAGAAGCAGCCCTGATTCCCTACATTTCTAAACTGGCCCGATTTGTGCGCAGCGACAACTGCTCCATATTCAACAATGCCGTAGAAGTTCTGAGTTTCTTGAGTTTCGCCAAGACCTGCGACAACGAAAAGAGCCGAATTTTTACCACCAACGACAGTTTGGTTGAAGCTTATCATAACCGCAAGCAGCTTGAAATAGAACTGAATAACGCCCTGATCGAGAACCGCATCGAGACGTTCATTCAGCCCATCTATTCTGTTCACGACAAGCGAATTTCTTCTGGCGAGGCCTTGGCCCGAATCCGCACCCGCGACGGAAAGATCCTGATGCCCAGCGATTTCATTCCCGTTGCCGAACAGAACGGTTCCATTTCGGAACTGGGCTACAAGATTTTTGAACAGACCTGCGAATTCATCTCGAAGAACATGGACCTGTTGGATTACATCGAAATCAACCTGTCGGTGGTCCAGTGCGAAGATGAAGGCTTGTCTCAGAAGTTGATCGAGATTATGGACCGCTACCACGTTCCGCCCCAGAAGATCAACCTGGAAATTACCGAAACGGCCTCCATCGTGACCAAGCAGAAATTGCTGAAGAACATGGAACGTATGCTGGAACATGGCGTCACCTTCTCCTTGGATGACTTCGGAAAGGGCGAATCTAACCTGATGTACATGGTGGATATGCCGGTTTCCATTGTGAAGCTGGACTTCGACATGAGCAAGTCCTACTTCAAGAATGACAAGGCCAAGTATGTGGTGAACGCCGTAGAAGGAATGTCTCACGGTTTGAACATGAAGCTGGTGGCCGAAGGTATCGAGACCGAAGAAGAACTGCGCGCCATGGAAAAGCAACGCGTGGACTACATTCAGGGTTATTACTTCTCTAGGCCCCTGCCCCAGGATGAGTTTGTAGATTTCGTGCAGAACTACAACGCTAACAGGGATATGGAAGCCGGAAACGAAAAGGAAGATCCCATCGAGAAGTTTAGACCCGCATAA
- a CDS encoding class I SAM-dependent RNA methyltransferase → MNSSENKSPESNLEKRLKRQVIGKPHRFMAVVPLGFEGTLVEELKYIGVECVQDCTANGNCAAGIKVAGDGKVEFTAKITEAWKAVAYSRIANRVLMEIATFKAENFGQLEKGVAAVPWELYLPSVILEAQSADRIQSFLNIHVTCKHSRLYHSDAVEERIRKNITPTDHASAPQHLYVNLQDDRCTLWLDLAGEELYKRGHERFVAEAPLKETIAAAMIFEASKIASTNNPKSTEGATPHLKASDASALITFIDPMAGSGTFSLEAAYIANGLIPGKCRDFALKHQPAFKEGTWNFILKGRHSETAAPLRHSEERSDEESTTNLLSIITSDISERPVSIIKHNVECSPLAEIAKTNPDAVTINPQLKDFFSYTIEDFQKASSESARNIIILLNPPYGKRLAFDAPKLYSQIGKKLNEWSRDAHPRGINLTVAILAPKDDTRGGAHYTCTENLLKACPALNPSNNPEAKLIETSHGGFSLNAIFARI, encoded by the coding sequence ATGAATTCCTCCGAAAATAAAAGCCCAGAATCCAATCTGGAAAAGCGCCTGAAACGTCAGGTCATTGGCAAGCCCCACCGCTTTATGGCCGTGGTGCCTCTGGGATTTGAAGGGACTTTGGTGGAGGAGTTGAAGTACATCGGAGTGGAGTGCGTCCAGGATTGCACCGCTAATGGGAACTGCGCCGCAGGTATCAAGGTCGCGGGCGACGGCAAGGTGGAATTCACCGCAAAGATTACCGAAGCCTGGAAGGCCGTAGCCTACAGCCGCATCGCCAACCGAGTCCTCATGGAAATCGCCACCTTCAAGGCCGAGAACTTCGGACAGCTGGAAAAAGGCGTAGCAGCAGTGCCCTGGGAATTGTATTTGCCCAGCGTCATTCTGGAGGCACAAAGTGCCGATAGAATCCAAAGCTTTTTAAATATTCACGTCACGTGCAAGCATTCTCGACTTTACCATAGCGATGCCGTGGAAGAACGCATCCGCAAAAACATCACCCCCACAGATCACGCTAGCGCGCCCCAGCACTTGTACGTCAACCTGCAAGACGACCGCTGCACACTCTGGCTAGACCTAGCCGGCGAAGAACTTTACAAACGCGGCCACGAACGCTTTGTGGCAGAAGCCCCGCTGAAGGAAACCATAGCCGCCGCCATGATCTTCGAGGCGTCAAAAATCGCGAGCACCAATAACCCCAAAAGCACCGAAGGTGCGACCCCACACCTCAAAGCGAGCGACGCGAGCGCCCTCATAACCTTTATTGACCCCATGGCCGGAAGTGGAACTTTCTCGCTGGAAGCCGCCTACATCGCAAACGGCCTGATTCCTGGGAAATGTAGGGACTTCGCTTTGAAGCACCAACCCGCCTTTAAAGAAGGCACCTGGAACTTTATCCTAAAAGGACGTCATTCTGAAACAGCAGCGCCCTTACGTCATTCTGAGGAGCGGAGCGACGAAGAATCCACAACGAACCTTCTATCGATTATTACCTCCGACATTTCGGAACGCCCCGTCAGCATCATCAAGCATAATGTAGAATGCAGCCCGCTGGCAGAAATTGCGAAAACAAATCCCGACGCGGTTACCATCAACCCACAGCTGAAAGATTTCTTCAGCTACACCATAGAAGATTTTCAGAAAGCGTCGAGCGAATCCGCCCGCAACATCATCATCCTGCTAAACCCGCCCTACGGCAAGCGCCTGGCATTTGACGCCCCAAAACTTTATTCCCAAATCGGTAAAAAGTTAAACGAATGGAGCCGCGACGCCCACCCCCGCGGCATCAACTTGACCGTAGCCATCCTCGCCCCCAAAGACGATACCCGCGGCGGCGCCCATTACACCTGCACAGAAAACCTGCTGAAAGCCTGCCCTGCCCTAAACCCAAGCAACAATCCCGAGGCAAAGCTCATCGAGACAAGTCACGGCGGCTTCAGCCTAAACGCAATCTTTGCAAGAATCTAA
- a CDS encoding MBOAT family protein — protein sequence MLDYVIPYLTRTFSFDPNSPLLFTQFYFWGFFAVVFAILTLVHKRILLRNAFLFATSMFFYYKTSGSYVCILAFCVVANFFIGKWIESTETQWKKKVWMVLVVIIDLLVLSYYKYAYFFLDVIYDIFGIELHVYNFFAAASNAMFGTNSLVDRIILPVGISFFTFQAISYCVDIYRGKIKAVSNILDFGFYLTFFPQLVAGPIVRADKFVPQLYRKFFLTRTAFGIAVFWILNGLAKKIILSDYLATNFVDRVFDTPLLFTGFENLIALFAYSLQVYADFSGYTDIAIGVALLMGFRLPQNFNSPYKAISPTEFWRRWHMSLSSWLRDYLYIPLGGNRGASFGTYFWIAFIALTAILLSGSVWVGLGIGLFFVYIALYAYFKPESRKFITTNMNAMTTQIMGGLWHGASWNFIIWGGLNGFGQVFNKIWVKRSLKFRAFASFILFAVSAIIFKREHIAIFAISAVWFGVIFFGIYAVMIFRLFSDRTFGWLHTAWNVTLTFVFITFTRLFFRAGSNLDPAEANEVAWNTAKNMVQQMGTAWKLETIPAIAWEHMNIILVFIAGMLIHWIPKKYKRWYRLNFAMLPIPVMVLATALIIFVIYQFMSADSCPFIYFQF from the coding sequence ATGCTTGACTACGTTATTCCCTACTTAACCCGCACCTTCTCTTTCGACCCCAACAGCCCCCTGCTGTTTACCCAGTTCTATTTCTGGGGATTCTTCGCAGTGGTCTTTGCCATTTTGACTCTAGTTCACAAGCGCATACTTTTACGCAACGCCTTCCTGTTTGCCACAAGTATGTTCTTCTACTATAAGACCAGCGGCAGTTATGTTTGCATTCTCGCCTTCTGCGTCGTGGCCAACTTCTTTATAGGCAAGTGGATCGAATCTACAGAAACCCAGTGGAAAAAGAAAGTCTGGATGGTCCTGGTAGTGATTATCGACTTGCTGGTGCTGAGCTATTACAAGTATGCCTACTTCTTCCTGGATGTAATCTACGACATTTTCGGCATCGAACTTCACGTCTATAACTTCTTTGCCGCTGCAAGTAACGCCATGTTCGGCACCAATTCCCTGGTAGACCGAATCATCTTGCCTGTGGGTATTTCCTTCTTCACCTTCCAGGCCATCAGCTACTGCGTCGATATTTACCGCGGGAAGATCAAGGCCGTATCCAACATCCTGGATTTCGGATTCTACCTGACCTTCTTCCCCCAGTTGGTGGCAGGCCCCATCGTCCGCGCCGACAAGTTCGTCCCCCAGCTCTATAGAAAGTTCTTCTTAACCCGCACTGCCTTCGGTATCGCCGTGTTCTGGATTCTGAACGGCCTTGCCAAGAAGATCATCCTGAGCGACTACCTGGCCACAAACTTCGTGGACCGCGTTTTCGATACGCCGCTGCTTTTTACGGGCTTCGAAAATCTGATTGCCCTGTTTGCCTATTCCCTCCAGGTTTACGCCGACTTCTCGGGCTATACCGATATCGCCATTGGCGTGGCCCTGCTCATGGGTTTCCGCCTGCCCCAGAACTTCAACTCCCCCTACAAGGCAATCTCCCCCACAGAATTCTGGCGCCGCTGGCACATGAGTCTTTCTAGCTGGCTCCGCGACTACCTTTACATTCCCCTGGGCGGCAACCGCGGCGCAAGTTTCGGCACCTATTTCTGGATTGCCTTTATCGCCCTCACCGCCATCCTGCTTTCGGGTAGCGTCTGGGTGGGACTGGGAATCGGCCTGTTCTTTGTCTACATCGCCCTGTACGCCTATTTTAAGCCGGAATCCCGCAAGTTCATTACCACCAACATGAACGCCATGACCACTCAGATCATGGGCGGTCTGTGGCACGGTGCCAGCTGGAACTTCATTATCTGGGGCGGCCTTAACGGTTTCGGCCAGGTATTCAACAAGATCTGGGTCAAGCGCAGCCTCAAGTTCCGCGCCTTCGCCTCCTTTATCCTGTTTGCGGTCTCGGCCATCATTTTCAAGCGGGAACATATCGCCATTTTCGCCATTTCTGCCGTCTGGTTTGGCGTTATCTTCTTCGGCATCTACGCCGTCATGATTTTCCGCCTGTTCAGCGACAGGACCTTCGGCTGGCTCCATACCGCCTGGAACGTCACCCTGACCTTCGTGTTCATTACCTTTACCCGTCTGTTCTTCCGCGCCGGTTCCAACCTGGACCCCGCCGAAGCCAACGAAGTGGCATGGAACACCGCCAAGAACATGGTGCAGCAGATGGGTACCGCCTGGAAGCTGGAAACCATTCCGGCCATCGCCTGGGAACACATGAACATTATCTTGGTGTTCATTGCCGGTATGCTGATCCACTGGATCCCCAAAAAATACAAGAGATGGTACCGCCTGAACTTCGCCATGCTCCCCATCCCGGTCATGGTCTTGGCAACGGCCCTTATCATCTTCGTGATCTACCAGTTCATGAGCGCAGACTCCTGCCCCTTCATCTACTTCCAGTTCTAG
- the hisS gene encoding histidine--tRNA ligase, with protein MSIAIPQLPKGTRDFYPEAQRIQNYIFDTWRKTAEEFAYEEYEGPMFEHLELYTGKSGEEIVSQLYNFVDKGDREIALRPEMTPTLARLVIQKARELKKPFKWFSMPRLFRYEKAQKGRLREFFQLNMDIIGTESIYAEADLMAAIATMLRKFGLKDGEFAIGVSSRKLLATYLDEIGAPNPAQVYPALDRRLKIGPEAFAKALADAGLTEAQVAKLDAFMSCKSIEEVAAAVHSEAATAALDEIKDLFATLEAAGYGECVNLDLSIVRGLAYYTGIVFEVFDKGKSMRAIAGGGRYDSLTEKLGGDRIPGVGFGMGDVVLADLLREHNLLPSPKQSVDFYIASFTNDMKKVFEAAQIFRANGNTVSHPLSSMKMGKQLDQANYQGAKIVVYVDGDKAAAGEFEYKDLRDGTMHVGNVEAIKAAL; from the coding sequence ATGAGTATTGCAATTCCCCAGCTGCCGAAAGGCACCCGCGATTTTTATCCTGAAGCACAGCGCATTCAGAACTATATCTTTGACACTTGGCGTAAAACCGCAGAAGAGTTCGCCTACGAAGAATATGAAGGCCCCATGTTTGAACACCTGGAGCTGTACACCGGAAAGTCCGGCGAAGAAATCGTAAGCCAGCTTTACAATTTCGTAGACAAGGGTGACCGCGAAATCGCCCTCCGCCCCGAAATGACTCCGACTCTCGCCCGTTTGGTGATCCAGAAGGCCCGCGAACTGAAGAAGCCCTTCAAGTGGTTCTCTATGCCTCGCCTGTTCCGTTATGAAAAGGCTCAGAAGGGTCGCTTGCGTGAATTCTTCCAGCTGAACATGGACATTATCGGTACCGAAAGCATTTATGCCGAAGCCGACCTGATGGCAGCAATTGCCACCATGCTCCGCAAGTTTGGCCTGAAGGATGGGGAATTCGCCATTGGCGTTAGCTCCCGTAAGTTGCTGGCCACCTACCTGGACGAAATCGGCGCACCGAACCCCGCCCAGGTCTACCCCGCCCTGGATCGCCGTCTGAAAATTGGTCCCGAAGCGTTTGCAAAGGCTTTGGCTGACGCTGGCCTCACAGAAGCTCAGGTGGCAAAGCTTGACGCCTTCATGAGCTGCAAGTCCATCGAGGAAGTTGCAGCAGCAGTCCATAGCGAAGCTGCAACCGCAGCCCTTGACGAAATCAAGGACCTGTTCGCCACATTGGAAGCTGCCGGTTACGGCGAATGCGTGAACCTGGACCTTTCCATTGTTCGCGGTCTCGCCTACTACACTGGCATTGTGTTCGAAGTGTTCGACAAGGGAAAATCCATGCGCGCCATCGCAGGCGGCGGACGTTACGACAGCCTCACCGAAAAGCTGGGCGGCGACCGCATTCCGGGTGTCGGCTTCGGCATGGGCGACGTTGTGCTTGCAGACCTGCTCCGCGAACACAACCTGCTCCCCAGCCCCAAGCAGAGCGTAGACTTCTACATCGCAAGCTTCACCAACGACATGAAGAAGGTCTTTGAAGCAGCCCAGATTTTCCGCGCAAACGGAAATACGGTTTCCCACCCGCTCTCCTCCATGAAGATGGGCAAGCAGCTGGACCAGGCAAACTACCAGGGTGCAAAGATCGTTGTTTACGTTGACGGCGACAAGGCAGCCGCAGGCGAGTTCGAATACAAGGACCTCCGCGACGGCACCATGCACGTAGGCAACGTAGAAGCCATTAAAGCAGCACTGTAG